Part of the Geobacter pickeringii genome, CTTCCGTCGCGATGGTGGCGCGGTACTCCTTCACCGTATCGGCGGCCGTGTAGGAAATCGCCGCTGTCCCGTAGGAGAGAATCGTACCGGTGATGACCGCGTCCCCTCCCGATTCGACCACGGACTTCCCCTCGCGCCTGACGAATTCATCCACCAGGAGATCGGCAACCCCCGCCTCGATGTTGGGGCGGAAGCTCTTGTTGGCAAAGATGGCAATCTCAACCGTCCTGCCGGCCAACTCGCGGTCCATCCTCGCAACGTGGTATCCGCAGCCGGAGACGACCACCGCGGCGAGGGCCATCAGCAGCCACGAGCGCACTCCCCGCACTCTTAGCACGCCGACCCCCTACCCTACCACGATATTGAGGAGTTTGCCCGGGACGTAGATCGCCTTCCGGACCTGCTTCCCGTCGAGCCAGGGCTTCACCTTCTCGTCGGAGAAGGCCGCGGCCTTCACCTCATCCTCCGCGGCGCCGGCCGGAACGGTCACCTTGCCCCGCAGCTTGCCGTTCACCTGGACGACGACCAGCAGCTCCTCATCCACACAGGCCGCCTCCTCCCAGGTGGGCCAGCCGGCCGACTCGACTCCGCCCCGGTGCCCCAGGGCCTCCCAGAGCTCCTCAGTCACATGGGGGACAAAGGGGGAAAGCATGAGGACGACGCTCTCCACCGCCTCCTTCAGAACGGCGGCATTTCCCGGCGCATTCTTCGGCTCGAAGGAGTAGATGGCGTTCACGAGTTCCATGACGGCGGCGATGGCGGTGTTGAAATGGAACCGCTCGTCCACGTCGTCGGTCACCTTGCGGATGGTCTTGTGAACCGTCCGGCGCAGCACCTTCCCTGCCTCGGTTACCGCTGCCGGATCGACAGGGCCGGCGGTGCCAATGAAAGGAAGCGTCTCGAAGACCAGACGCCAGACGCGGGAGAGGAAGCGATAGCTCCCTTCGACCCCCTGATCGCTCCAGTCGAGGTCCTTTTCCGGCGGCGCGGCGAAGAGGGAGAAGAGCCGGGCCGTATCGGCACCGTAGCGGTTGATGAGGGCATCGGGGTCGACGACATTCCCCTTCGATTTGCTCATCTTGGCGCCGTCCTTGATCACCATCCCCTGGGTGAGGAGGTTCTTGAACGGCTCGTCGACGTCCACATAGCCCAGATCCCGCAGGGCCTTGGTAAAGAAGCGCGCGTAGAGGAGGTGGAGCACCGCGTGCTCGATGCCGCCAATGTACTGGTCCACCGGCATCCAGTACTCGGCCCGGGCCTTGTCAAGCGGACCGGCGGCGAAATCGGGGCAGCAGTAGCGGAGAAAATACCACGACGACTGGACGAAGGTGTCCATGGTGTCGGTCTCGCGCCGTGCCTCCGCTCCGCACTGGGGGCATGAGACGTTGACGAAGGAGGGTACCTTTGCCAGGGGATTTCCCCCCTCGCCGGTGAATTCGGCATCCATCGGCAGGACCACCGGCAGATCCTTCTCCGGTACCGGCACCACGCCGCAGATATCGCAGTTGATGACCGGAATGGGGTTCCCCCAGTAGCGCTGGCGGGAGATTCCCCAGTCACGGAGGCGGTAGTTCACCGTCTTGGTGCCAATCCCCTCTTTCTGGAGATAGTCGGCGATCCGCTCCTTGGCTTCGTCGCTGCGGAGCCCGCCAAAGGGGCCGGAATTGGCCATGGTGCCGGCTTCGGTGTAGGCGGCCGTCATGGCGGCGGGGTCGAGGGTCTCCCCTTCAGGCACGATCACCACCTGGAGCGGCAGATCGTACTTGCGGGCAAATTCGAAGTCGCGCTGGTCGTGGGTCGGCACCGCCATGACCGCACCGGTCCCGTAGTCGAGC contains:
- the leuS gene encoding leucine--tRNA ligase — encoded protein: MEEKYIPRNVEGKWQNVWEAGKTYKVGEDPAKPKYYLLEMFPYPSGRIHMGHVRNYSIGDVVARYKRMRGFNVLHPMGWDAFGMPAENAAIKNKSHPAKWTYENIAYMRSQLKKMGFSYDWDRELATCDLDYYQWEQKMFLEMYEKGLVYKKSSFVNWCPACETVLANEQVEDGACWRCDSEVVQKELEQWFFRITQYAEELLEQTHHLPGWPERVLVMQRNWIGKSIGCEIDFPVEGTLAKVRVFTTRQDTLYGATFMSLAPEHPMALQLTTPDRRAEVEAFIEKVKKTDKVKRTAEDFEKEGVFTGSYCINPVTNRRMPVYLANFVLLDYGTGAVMAVPTHDQRDFEFARKYDLPLQVVIVPEGETLDPAAMTAAYTEAGTMANSGPFGGLRSDEAKERIADYLQKEGIGTKTVNYRLRDWGISRQRYWGNPIPVINCDICGVVPVPEKDLPVVLPMDAEFTGEGGNPLAKVPSFVNVSCPQCGAEARRETDTMDTFVQSSWYFLRYCCPDFAAGPLDKARAEYWMPVDQYIGGIEHAVLHLLYARFFTKALRDLGYVDVDEPFKNLLTQGMVIKDGAKMSKSKGNVVDPDALINRYGADTARLFSLFAAPPEKDLDWSDQGVEGSYRFLSRVWRLVFETLPFIGTAGPVDPAAVTEAGKVLRRTVHKTIRKVTDDVDERFHFNTAIAAVMELVNAIYSFEPKNAPGNAAVLKEAVESVVLMLSPFVPHVTEELWEALGHRGGVESAGWPTWEEAACVDEELLVVVQVNGKLRGKVTVPAGAAEDEVKAAAFSDEKVKPWLDGKQVRKAIYVPGKLLNIVVG
- the lptE gene encoding LPS assembly lipoprotein LptE translates to MLRVRGVRSWLLMALAAVVVSGCGYHVARMDRELAGRTVEIAIFANKSFRPNIEAGVADLLVDEFVRREGKSVVESGGDAVITGTILSYGTAAISYTAADTVKEYRATIATEVVVKKRETGQILWKGALSATQDFPANDDLVLQQNSEDTAIREICRKLARDVYMHFVQDF